Below is a genomic region from Aminiphilus circumscriptus DSM 16581.
GCCACGACGGCGCAGCGATCCACCCTGTCGGGATGGAATAAAAGCCACTCCAGAGCCTGCATACCCCCAAGGGAACCACCCACCACCGCGGCGATGCGACGCACGCCGAGCTGTTCCAGCGCGATACGCTGGGCCTCCACCATGTCGCGCACGGTAATGACGGGGAAATGCATGCCGTAGGGCACACCCGTCTCCGGAACGGGCGAGACGGGGCTCGTGCTGCCGTAGGGGCTGCCGAGGATGTTGAAGCAGAAGACGCAGTAGCGGGAGGTGTCAAGAGCCCGATGGGGACCAACGAGCGCATCCCACCACGCCCCGGGAAGCCCCGGAACGTTCGTCCCCGCAACATGGTGGCTTCCTGTGAGAGCATGACAGAGAAGCACCACATTGTCTCTCGTCTCGTTGAGTTCGCCGTATCTCGCATAGGCGTGCACCGCTCCCGGAAGAGTTCTGCCGGACTGTAACACCAAACCGGGAAGAGCGACCAGGCCGCGAAACTCCTCCGCGGCACCCGAGGGGGACGCTCCGGGGTCGTTCTGGAGATTTTCGAGCTTTCCCGCGTTGATGACCGCATCGTCCCATCCCATCAGACATGCCTCCCCAAAAGCAGCTCCTCCGCGTTTCCTCCCAAAACGGCGCGGATAAAACTGTCATCAAGCGCCGCTTCGTCGAAAAACCGGTCGTACCGTCTCCGGGAAAGGATGGGGAAATCGCTTCCGTAGAGAAGTTTGTGCGCCACTCCTGCAGCGGAGGCGGCTCGAAGCATTTCCGGTGCGTAGAGAAATGGGGATGCCGCCAGGTCGTACCAGGCGTTGGCGAGAACGAGACGCATCTCTGGCATGCACTCGTAGAGCCAGAGCCCTCCACCCCAATGGGCGAGGACGACCCGCACTTCGGGATGATTCGTGCAGAAGGCCGCCGCCTCGCGGGGGCCTACATTCCCTTTGCCGGGATAGTCATGTCCCACGGGTTCCGCGGTGTGCAGCAGGAGAAACAGCCCGGCCTCGTCGCAGAGACCCGCCAGACGCCAGGTCTGCCGCAGGTCCGTGATGTCCCATTCCTGCCCCTGGGGAAAGAGTTCTCCCACACCGATGCACCCCGCATTCCGGCAGCGAAGGATCTCGCTCTCCACAGCGGGATCGAGGGGCGGCACGACGGCAAGAGGACGGATCCTGCCGGGAAAACGCTTCGCCGCGTCGAGCACGTAGTCGTTGCACTCCCGACAGAGTTCCATGCTCCGGAAGGCGAATCCGAAGGCCCAGGCCTCGTCCACGCCCTCTTCATCCATGCGCGCCACCAGTTCCTCCGCCGTTCCCCATTTGTGGACCTTGCTTCCGGCGAGCAGAGCGAAATAGGGTTCGTCCTCGGCGATGTCGCGCCACTCCGCGGCGATACGGGGCGGAGTGAGGTGAACATGGGTGTCGACGATCATGGCGAGATCGCCTCCTCCGCGAGAGTGGAGCGCACGGAGGCGATGTTCGCCATGATCCGGCGCGTCACGTCCGGTCGATTCATGGTATAGAGGTGGACTCCCGCCACACCCCAGGAAAGAAGGTCGATGATCTGCTCCGTGGCGTAGGCGATGCCCGCGTCGGCGAGCGCCTCCGGGGCGTTTTCGTAGCGGGCCATGATGCGGGCGAACTTGGGAGGAATGGAGGCGCCGCTGAGGGAGACGATGCGGCCGATCTGCCGGGCGTTGAGAACGGGCATGATCCCTGCCGTCACGGGAACCCGCACGTCCAGGGCATCCAGGCGTTCGGCGAAGCGAAAGAAGAGATCGTTGTCGAAGAAGAGCTGCGTCACGAGAAAATCGACACCCGCTTCGACCTTTTCTTTGAGGTGTCGGAGATCTTCCTCAAGGGAGTCGCAGGTGGCGTGCCCTTCAGGATACGCGGCGGCCCCGATGGAAAACGCCCCGGGATGGCGTGTGGTGATGTGGCGCACCAGATCCGCGGCAAAATGGAAATCCTCTCCACCGGAGGAGGACCCCCCAAAGAGGACTGGGGAGGATCTCCACGAAGGGCGAGGATATTGTGTATCCCCCGCTCACGAAGCGTGTCGAGAACAGCGTCCACCTCGGCCTCGGTCTGCTCCAGGCAGGTGAGGTGCGCCAGGGGTGTGAGCCCCCAGCGCTCTTTCACCGCCGCAGCTATGTCCACAGTGCGCTCCCTGCTGCTGCCTCCCGCGCCGTAGGTCACGCTGATGAAGTCCGGTCCGAGGTCCCGAAGCGCCTCCACCGTCGTGTAGACGGTTTCAAGAGGATATTCCCGTTTTGGTGGAAAGATCTCGAAGGAAACGACGGGGCTGCGCCGTCGGAAAAGATCGCGGATGAACATGTCAGCTCACCTCCGAAGCGTCCCCGAGGAGGCGCTCCACAAGCCGCACGGCACTCATCGCGTCGGGGGCGAATCCAGATGCACCGATTTTCTCCGCAAAGGAGGATGTCACCGAGGCGCCTCCCACAATGACCTTCACGTCGGGCTGGAGATCGTGGAGAGACCACACGACCCGCTCCATTTCGAGCATGGTGGTGGTCATGAGGGCGGAAAGGCCGACGATCTGGGGACAATCCTCGTTGATGGCGTCGAGGATGCGCTGGAGAGGGACGTTCTTGCCGAGGTCCCGCACGGAATAGCCGTGGCTCCGGAGCACCGTGCCCACCACATTTTTCCCCAGATCGTGCAGGTCGCCCTCCACGGTGGCGAGGAGTATTTTCCCTCGGTCCAGAACTTCACCTTTTGCAGCAATGCGTTCCTGCACCCGCGAACAGACACTTTGGGCGGCCTGGGCGGCGGCGATGAGCTGGGGCAGGAAATAGTCGCCGCAGTCGTAGCGTTTGCCCACTTCATGCAGCGCCGGAACGACGCCCTGGGTGACAACCTTCAGCGGATCGTTCTCGGAGGCGTTCAGAAGCACTGCCGCCAGTTCTTCCGACTTCCCGGCCTCTCCGAGGAGAATCTGCTCCCGGAGCCCCTCCCAGGGATCGGCGGAAGACACCGAGCAAGGAGTTGCCGCTTCCGGTGCGGGAGAAACGGCAGTGTGTTCCGGAGACTCCGGAGGTCCACTTCGGGAAAGTGGCTCCTGATAGCGGGAAGCAAAAGCGAGATAGCTCCGGGCCTGAGGATCGTGACCGACGAGAAGATTTCCCGCTGCAATCGTGGCGAGGAGTTCCTCATCCAATGGGTTTGCGATAACCGCATTGAGTCCGCTTCCCATGGCCATGGCGAGAAAGGTTCTGTTCAGGAGGCCCCTTGCGGGCATGCCGTGAGAGACATTGCTGATGCCCAAAATCGTCGAGCACCCCAAAGTACGTACGCGACGCAGTACGTCCAGCGTCACCGTGGGGGCTTTTCCCTCCGCTCCGACGGCGAGGGTGAGGACATCCACAAAGACGGAACTCCGGGGAAACTTCAGGGCATCCACGGTCTCCATGATACGGCGCACCACGCCGAGGCGCCGATCCGCCGTCTCGGGAATTCCTTCGTCGTCGATGGCAAGCACCACCAGGGACGCCCCGAAACGTTTCGCGAGACGCAACCCCCGCTCAAGCTGGTCTCCTTTTGCGGAAACGGAATTCACCAGGGGTACTCCCGTGCACACGGCAAGTCCGGCTTCGACGAGATCCAGATTGTCACTATCCAGGGAGAGAGGCGCCGCGCAGGCATGTTCCACCGCGAGCACGGCCTCGCGCATGGCCCTGGGCTGGTCGATCTCCGGCAGTGTGACGTTCACATCGATCACATGGGCCCCCGCAGCGGCCTGGAGACGTGCCTCCTCGCGGAGAAGCTCCCATTTGTACTGGGCGACCTCGTCTCGGAGAGGTGATTTGCGCCACACGTTGATGCGTTCTCCCACCAGGGCCAGGGGATGCTGCCCTCCCACGGGAACGGTTCGGCTCCGGCTCGTGAGCGTGGCGTGGTGAATATCCCGGACCTTCGGCGCGGAAATACGGCGCACCACCTCGGAGAGCGCCGCCATATGCTGGGGCGTCGTGCCGCAGCAGCCTCCGATGACATTGGCTCCGGCCTGCACGAGGGCCTGCCCGACCTTAGCGAACGCCGCGGGGGCGAACCAGTTGGGGTCGTTCGGAAGCCCCGCGTTGGCGTAGATGAACACGGGAATGCCCGCATGCGCGGCAAGACGGGGCACCACAGGAAGGTAGCGGTCCGGCCCCATGCCGCAATTCGCTCCGACACCCGCGGCCCCCATACAGCGGGCCCAATCCGCCGCGACCTCCGGAGGAGTTCCCGTGACGGTGCACTCGTGATTGTCGAAGGTGAAACTCACCACGAAGGCCATGTCCGGCGCGGCATCCTTGGCCGCGAGAACCGCCGCCTTGGCCTCCTGCAGGTCCATCATGGTCTCAATGAGAAAAAAGTCCGCTCCACCTTCGGCCAGTCCCTGCATTTGCGGCAGAAAAGCCCGGTAGGCATCTTCAAAGGAAAGGTTTCCGTAGGGTTTGAGCAACTCGCCGAGGGGCCCCACGGAACCAGCCACCAACGCCCCTTTTCCGGCAGCCCTTCGGGCAATCGAAGCGGCAGCGGCATTGATTTGAAAAGTCCGCTCCGCAAGCCCTCGTTCTTTCAATTTCTGAGCGCTGCCACCGAAGGTATTGGTCTCGATGATGACGCATCCCGCGGCGAGATAGGCCTTGTGCACCTGCCCGACCGCCTCGGGATCTCCAAGGTTCATCTCCTCGGGCAGTGCGGGAGGAAGCCATCCCCTTTCGGCAAGCAACGTACCCATGGCACCGTCGAGAAGAGGTACCCGGCCATAGTTGCGAATCCATTCCTTGAGAGCTGCTGCGTTCAAGGGATCACCCCGTTTCCAGTTTTCGGATCCATCGATTTTCGGGAAGATCTGAATCGGAGGGATATGAATTTGTATGATACCGTCCACTCTTTCGGGAAGCAAGAAGTGGTTCCCGCAATTTTGTCGTCATTTCAAAAACGACATCAGATTCTTACGCTTTTGACACACCCCGACAGAACACTGTGCCGCGTATCCAAAGTTCGGCCAATCCCCGCAGGCGACCGCCGAACACCATGAAAATCTTTTTGCACAACTTGACGCACACAACTAAAACTTTTTTGCATACCTTAGCGCCACACAACTCTCCATATGATGGGAGGGAATGCAGCCTGGTCGAGTCGTCCCGTCCCATCCGCAGCGGAAAAGCGGCAAAAAAAGAGGCCGCCCTTGAGGGCGGCCTTCAGAACAGGCACTGCGCGCTACTTGAGCTCCACCTCGGCACCGGCCTCGACGAGCTTCTTCTTGATGTCCTCGGCCTCGTCCTTGGAAGCAGCTTCCTTCACGGGCTTGGGGGCGTTGTCCACGAGTTCCTTGGCTTCCTTCAGCCCGAGACCAGTGAGCTCCCGGACGACCTTGATGACGCCGATCTTGTTGGAGCCGGCGCTCTTGAGAACCACGTCAAACTCCGTCTTCTCCTCCTCGGCGGGGGCGGCAGCAGCGCCCATGCCGGGCATCATCATGGGCATGGCCATAGCGGGCGCTGCGGCAGACACGCCGAACTTCTCCTCCAGATCCTTTACGAGCTGGGACAGCTCGAGAACACTCATTTCCTCAATCGCCTTGATGATCTCCTCACGGGTCATCCAAGTCACTCTCCTTTTTTCGATTAGGGAATCGTCCCTGATTTTCGTCTCCGGTTTTCACCGAGGCAACACTCGCGGCTGTCTTCATGACCTTGCGCCACTCGCCGCTTTTCCTGACGCCGACGTTTTTTCACACGGGAAACGGTGCCGTCATGCGGCCTTTTCCTTTTCGTCCTTGATCTGAGACAGACACGTAACGAATCCTCGCATGGGACCGGAGAGGACCGTGACGAGACTCCGCAAGGGCGCTGCGATGGTTCCCACCACCTGGGCCAGGAGAACCTCCCGGCTCGGGAGATCCGCGAGCGCGAGAACCTGCTGTTGATCCAAGACATGCTGTCCCATGATGCCGCCCTTGATGATGAGCATCTCGTTCCCCTTCTCTTTCGAGAAGTCACGAAGGGCTTTGGCAACGGCCGTCACGTCTCCGTAGGCCATGGTAAAAGCATTGGCTCCCGCGGTCATCTCCTCGGGAACCGGAGAGTTTTCCTCAGCAAGAGCGATCCGGAACAGCGTGTTCTTCGCGATCTTCATCTCGCCACCGGCCTCACGAACTTTGGCACGAACGGCCGTCATCTTTTTCACGTTCATTCCGCGGTATTCGACGATAAACACCGCTTCGCTGCGCTGGAGCAGTTCTCGGAGCATGGATACCTGCTGCATTCTGGCTTCTGTCGGCATGAAGTCACCTCCTCTCGAAAAAAATCTCCCGGGACCGAGGCCCCGGGAGATGACGCGACTATCGAGAAGAAGACTTCTCGGTGCACGACACCTTTTCCCGGACCTCGGCAGGCTCTCCCGAAGGAAACTTGAGCGAAAGACACGCACCTGCTGTCTTCAGTCCCGAAATGGAACGTTATTGTAGCATATCCGAACGAGAATACACCTATTCCGTCACAACGACTTCTTTCTGTGCCGCGTTGGGATCCACCTTGACGGGCACGCCCATCGTGCTCGTGACGGTGAGGCTCTTGATGTACTGCCCTTTCGCTGCGGAAGGCTTGGCCTTGACGATCGCCCGGAGCAGCGTGACGGCGTTCTCCACGAGGTTCTCCTTCTCGAAACTTACCTTGCCGACGCCGTTGTGGATGATGCCGAATTTGTCAACACGGAATTCGACACGTCCAGCCTTGATTTCCTTCACCGCATCGGCGACTTCGGTCGTTGCGGTTCCAGTCTTGGAACTGGGCATCATGCCCCGGGGACCGAGAATTTTACCCAGGCGTCCCAGGCTTTTCATCATGTCCGGCGTCGCGATGACCGCATCGAAATCCAGCCATCCGCCCTGGATTTTCGCGACCATGTCCTCGCCTCCGACGAAGTCCGCGCCAGCCTCAAGTGCCTCGTTCTGTTTTTCTCCCGAAGCAATGACGAGCACCCTTTTCGTGATTCCCGTTCCGTGGGGAAGCACAACGGTGCTGCGGACCTGCTGGTCCGCGTGACGGGGATCGACGCCCAGGCGAACATGGAGCTCCACCGATTCGTCGAACTTCGCGTTCGCAATTTCCTTCACCAGAAGAACAGCCTCGCGGAATCCGTAGAGCTTCGTCGCCTCCACTTTTTCCAACAATCCCTTGTAACGCTTACCCATCTTAGCCATCTTCCTACCTCCTCGTGGTCCCTGCGGGAGCGAAATCGCTCCCTCCCACGACCCGTCCTTCCGGTCGGATCCGTCAGTCCGCAATCTCCACGCCCATGGACCGGGCGGTCCCCATGATCATCTCCATGGCGGCCTCCACCGTATTAGCGTTGAGATCGGGCATCTTGAGCTTGGCGATCTCCTCCACCTGGTTCCTGGTCACCTTACCGACCTTCGTTTTGTTGGGTTCGCCGGAACCCCTCTCCAGACCCGCAGCCTTCTTGATCAGAACGCTCGCAGGCGGCGTCTTGAGGATGAAGGTGAAGCTGCGGTCCGCGTACACGGTGATCACTGCGGGGATGATCATTCCAACCTGATCCGCCGTCTTCGCGTTGAACTGCTTCACGAACTCCATGATATTCACGCCGTGCTGACCAAGCGCCGGTCCCACGGGAGGCGCCGGCGTCGCCTTGCCCGCTGGAAGCTGGAGCTTGATTTCTCCGATCACTTTTTTCGCCATGTCAGATGTTTCCCTCCTCTGGCCGTCGTTCCGACGACTCTATGTTCAGAGCTTCTCCAGCTCCGTGTAGTCGGCCTCGACGAGCGTCTCTCGTCCGAAAACGGTGACGGAGAACTTGACCTTGCCCTTGTCCGTCAGCACTTCCACCACGGGGCCCGCCTGTCCCTCGAAGGGACCTTCTTTCACGCGAACCGTATCGCCGGGCTTGAGGTCGATCTCGATCTTGGGTTTGGTCGTATCCTTGCCGATCTTCACCATAATATCCTGGACTTCGCGCTCCGAGAGCGGGATGGGGTGGTTGCCCGCTCCGACGAAACCCGTCACCCCCGGTGTATGGCGCACCACGAACCAGGATTGGTCCTCCAGAACCATCTCCACCAGGACATAACTGGGGAAGACCTTGCGGCGCATCCGCTTGGTCTTCCCCTCCTTGACGTAGACCCGCTCTTCTACGGGAACGAGGACGTTGTAGATCTTGTCCTCCATACCCATAGTGGCGATACGCTGCTCAAGGTTGGCCTTGACCTTGTTTTCGTATCCGGAATAGGTCTGTATGATGTACCAGCGTCGTTCGCGATTTTCCTTCATCACTTAAAAGGGGGCCGCACGGCCCCCTCACCCCCCAAACAAGACAATCTTTTGAAAGGATGCGAACCTAGCTGAGAATTCGCGTGAAAACTGCGGTAAGAAGCATGTCCACCACACCCAGATAGGCAGCCACCATAAAGGTCACGGCAATGACGATGAGCGTGGAATACCATACCTGCTGCTTACTCGGCCAGGTGACCTTCTTGAGCTCAGCCTTGGCTTCGCGAAGAAACTCAAACAACTTGTCCACCTACGACGGCCCCCAGTCTGCGACGCGAACGTGTATCAGATATCTGGCAGGCCCGGCAGGACTCGAACCTGCAACCCCCGGTTTTGGAGACCAGTGCTCTGCCAATTGAGCTACGGACCTGCGCAACGGAAGGGATTATACCTTACTTTGTCTCCTTGTGCAAGGTATGGCCCTTACAGAACTTACAAAACTTTTTCTTCTCCAGCTTCTTCGTCTGCTTCTTCTTGTTCACCGTAGTGACATAATTGCGCCGCTTGCATTCTGTACACTGAAGTCCGATATTGTCAGCCATTGACCCTTCCTCTTTCCGCCGGAGCGCTGCCTAGTCGAGGATCTGCGTGACCACACCGGCGCCGACGGTACGACCGCCTTCGCGCACGGCGAATCGCAGTCCTTCCTCCATGGCGATGGGCACGATCAGCTTCACTTCGAACTGCGAGTTGTCCCCGGGCATGACCATTTCCACGCCCTCGGGCAGTTTGATCTCTCCCGTCACGTCGGTGGTCCGGAAGTAGAACTGCGGCTTGTAGCCGCCGAAGAAGGGCGTGTGACGGCCGCCTTCCTCTTTCTTCAGTACGTACACCTCGGCCTTGAAGTGCTTGTGCGGCTTCACGCTCCCGGGTTTCGCCACGACCATGCCCCGCTCCACCTGCTCCTTGTCGACGCCACGGAGAAGGATTCCCACGTTGTCTCCGGCCTGAGCATCGTCCAGGATCTTCCGGAACATCTCAAGGGAGGTGGCAACGCTCTTGATCTTGTCGTCCTGCATGCCGACGATCTCGACTTCGGAACCGGGGGTGATGATGCCGCGCTCCATCCTTCCGGTGACGACGGTACCGCGCCCGGTGATGGTGAACACGTCCTCGATGGGCATCAGGAACGGCTTGTCCACTTCGCGCACGGGCTGGGGGATGTGGTCGTCACAGGCATGAACGAGGTCCCAGATCTTCTCGGTCCATTCGTTGTCGCCGTCGGACTCGAGGGCCTTCAGCGCGGAACCGCGAATGATGGGCACCTCGTCTCCGGGGAAATCGTACTTGTTCAGCAGGTCCCGCACTTCCATCTCGACGAGATCGAGCAGTTCGGGGTCGTCCACCATGTCCACCTTGTTCATGAACACGACGAGAGCCGGCACGTTGACCTGCCGTGCGAGAAGAACGTGTTCCCGCGTCTGGGGCATGGGGCCGTCCGCCGCGGACACGACGAGGATGGCTCCGTCCATCTGGGCGGCACCGGTGATCATGTTCTTGATGTAGTCCGCGTGCCCGGGGCAGTCGATGTGCGCGTAGTGCCGCGTGTCGGACTGGTATTCCACGTGGGCGATGTTGATGGTGATGCCCCGCTCACGCTCCTCCGGCGCCTTGTCGATCTGGTCGAAGGGGGTGAAGTCCGCGTATCCCTTTCTTCCCAGCGTCTTCGTGATCGCCGCCGTCAGCGTCGTCTTCCCGTGGTCGATGTGGCCGATAGTGCCGATGTTCAGATGCGGCTTCGACCGCGCAAATTTCTCCTTTGCCATCACAGAGACCTCCCCGACTGTATTGATGTCGCCCCACACAGGGCACAACGTCCGTCGATGATTGTATCACAAAGCACCCTTCATACCAAAAGAGATCCGAAACGCCTTCCGCTCCGGACCTCCAACGAAAATGGAGCCGACTTCCGGACTCGAACCGGAGACCCCATCCTTACCATGGATGTGCTCTACCTGCTGAGCTAAGTCGGCTCGTCTCGACAAATCACTGGTGGGAGGAGAAGGATTCGAACCTTCGAAGACGTCCGTCGGCAGATTTACAGTCTGCTGCCTTTGACCGCTCGGCCATCCTCCCACATCTGAACAGGTATCCTTTTACCTCTTGGTGGAGCCGGCACCCGGATTCGAACCGGGGACCTGCTGATTACAAGTCAGCTGCTCTACCTACTGAGCTACACCGGCGTGACGAGCATGTATTATAGCTTCCCTGACGGGAATGTCAACAAGAAAAATGCCTCCGTGTCTTTCCGGACGGAGAGCATCCCGCTGCTATATCCCTCGCGACAATTTCTCCAGTTCATGCTCTTCCAGTCCGAGGCGGTAGACCATGCGATCCAGCTCCGTACCCGAGGGGCGGTTTCGATACTCCTCCGCAAGCTCCATGACCATGAGACGAACGGCACGAAGACGGCGATGTGCCTCGCGAAGTCGCTCCAGGTCGCTTTCAGCAAAGGGGCGGGAGGGTTTCTCCCTGGGTTCTTCCTGCTGCCATCT
It encodes:
- a CDS encoding methylenetetrahydrofolate reductase; translated protein: MRHITTRHPGAFSIGAAAYPEGHATCDSLEEDLRHLKEKVEAGVDFLVTQLFFDNDLFFRFAERLDALDVRVPVTAGIMPVLNARQIGRIVSLSGASIPPKFARIMARYENAPEALADAGIAYATEQIIDLLSWGVAGVHLYTMNRPDVTRRIMANIASVRSTLAEEAISP
- the nusG gene encoding transcription termination/antitermination protein NusG, giving the protein MKENRERRWYIIQTYSGYENKVKANLEQRIATMGMEDKIYNVLVPVEERVYVKEGKTKRMRRKVFPSYVLVEMVLEDQSWFVVRHTPGVTGFVGAGNHPIPLSEREVQDIMVKIGKDTTKPKIEIDLKPGDTVRVKEGPFEGQAGPVVEVLTDKGKVKFSVTVFGRETLVEADYTELEKL
- the metX gene encoding homoserine O-acetyltransferase MetX, producing MGWDDAVINAGKLENLQNDPGASPSGAAEEFRGLVALPGLVLQSGRTLPGAVHAYARYGELNETRDNVVLLCHALTGSHHVAGTNVPGLPGAWWDALVGPHRALDTSRYCVFCFNILGSPYGSTSPVSPVPETGVPYGMHFPVITVRDMVEAQRIALEQLGVRRIAAVVGGSLGGMQALEWLLFHPDRVDRCAVVAAPWRLYPQAIAFNEVQRQAIMADPAWQGGAYPPGEGPRKGLSVARMLAMITYRSEQVFVDRWMRSVARGNPLEWEGQFQVESYLHHQGESLVRRFDANCYLYLSRAMDLHDAGEGRSPEFLRNALAGKHLLAVGIGSDLLFPNWQVEELSRIAADWGAHATYEEIESDHGHDAFLIDVDQVDEILRRFWRSSGL
- the rplL gene encoding 50S ribosomal protein L7/L12; amino-acid sequence: MTREEIIKAIEEMSVLELSQLVKDLEEKFGVSAAAPAMAMPMMMPGMGAAAAPAEEEKTEFDVVLKSAGSNKIGVIKVVRELTGLGLKEAKELVDNAPKPVKEAASKDEAEDIKKKLVEAGAEVELK
- a CDS encoding cobalamin-dependent protein (Presence of a B(12) (cobalamin)-binding domain implies dependence on cobalamin itself, in one of its several forms, or in some unusual lineages, dependence on a cobalamin-like analog.), with the translated sequence MQERIAAKGEVLDRGKILLATVEGDLHDLGKNVVGTVLRSHGYSVRDLGKNVPLQRILDAINEDCPQIVGLSALMTTTMLEMERVVWSLHDLQPDVKVIVGGASVTSSFAEKIGASGFAPDAMSAVRLVERLLGDASEVS
- a CDS encoding amidohydrolase family protein, with translation MIVDTHVHLTPPRIAAEWRDIAEDEPYFALLAGSKVHKWGTAEELVARMDEEGVDEAWAFGFAFRSMELCRECNDYVLDAAKRFPGRIRPLAVVPPLDPAVESEILRCRNAGCIGVGELFPQGQEWDITDLRQTWRLAGLCDEAGLFLLLHTAEPVGHDYPGKGNVGPREAAAFCTNHPEVRVVLAHWGGGLWLYECMPEMRLVLANAWYDLAASPFLYAPEMLRAASAAGVAHKLLYGSDFPILSRRRYDRFFDEAALDDSFIRAVLGGNAEELLLGRHV
- the secE gene encoding preprotein translocase subunit SecE, yielding MDKLFEFLREAKAELKKVTWPSKQQVWYSTLIVIAVTFMVAAYLGVVDMLLTAVFTRILS
- the rplA gene encoding 50S ribosomal protein L1 — protein: MAKMGKRYKGLLEKVEATKLYGFREAVLLVKEIANAKFDESVELHVRLGVDPRHADQQVRSTVVLPHGTGITKRVLVIASGEKQNEALEAGADFVGGEDMVAKIQGGWLDFDAVIATPDMMKSLGRLGKILGPRGMMPSSKTGTATTEVADAVKEIKAGRVEFRVDKFGIIHNGVGKVSFEKENLVENAVTLLRAIVKAKPSAAKGQYIKSLTVTSTMGVPVKVDPNAAQKEVVVTE
- the rplK gene encoding 50S ribosomal protein L11, giving the protein MAKKVIGEIKLQLPAGKATPAPPVGPALGQHGVNIMEFVKQFNAKTADQVGMIIPAVITVYADRSFTFILKTPPASVLIKKAAGLERGSGEPNKTKVGKVTRNQVEEIAKLKMPDLNANTVEAAMEMIMGTARSMGVEIAD
- the tuf gene encoding elongation factor Tu → MAKEKFARSKPHLNIGTIGHIDHGKTTLTAAITKTLGRKGYADFTPFDQIDKAPEERERGITINIAHVEYQSDTRHYAHIDCPGHADYIKNMITGAAQMDGAILVVSAADGPMPQTREHVLLARQVNVPALVVFMNKVDMVDDPELLDLVEMEVRDLLNKYDFPGDEVPIIRGSALKALESDGDNEWTEKIWDLVHACDDHIPQPVREVDKPFLMPIEDVFTITGRGTVVTGRMERGIITPGSEVEIVGMQDDKIKSVATSLEMFRKILDDAQAGDNVGILLRGVDKEQVERGMVVAKPGSVKPHKHFKAEVYVLKKEEGGRHTPFFGGYKPQFYFRTTDVTGEIKLPEGVEMVMPGDNSQFEVKLIVPIAMEEGLRFAVREGGRTVGAGVVTQILD
- the rpmG gene encoding 50S ribosomal protein L33, with the protein product MADNIGLQCTECKRRNYVTTVNKKKQTKKLEKKKFCKFCKGHTLHKETK
- the rplJ gene encoding 50S ribosomal protein L10 encodes the protein MPTEARMQQVSMLRELLQRSEAVFIVEYRGMNVKKMTAVRAKVREAGGEMKIAKNTLFRIALAEENSPVPEEMTAGANAFTMAYGDVTAVAKALRDFSKEKGNEMLIIKGGIMGQHVLDQQQVLALADLPSREVLLAQVVGTIAAPLRSLVTVLSGPMRGFVTCLSQIKDEKEKAA